The stretch of DNA AGGATCATGGGGTACTACCGCGGCTGGTCGCACACGACGCAGAAGCGCACGCTGGTCGTGCTCGGGCAGATGCACGGCGACGAGAAGGCCGGCCTGCAGACCGCCGACTGGGTCCGGCGCAACGTGAAGCCCACCAAGGGCAGCGAGATCTGGGTCATCCCGACCATGAACCCCGACGGCAACGCCCGCGGCACGCGCACGAACGCTCGCGGCGTCGACCTCAACCGCAACTGGGGCACGAGCGGCTACCGATCGAGCGGCAAGGGCACGCGCACCTGGGGTGGCCCCCGGGCGGCGAGCGAACGGGAGACGAAGGCCGTCGCGGCGTTCCTGCGTCGTAAGCGACCCGACTACATCGCCTCGGTCCACCAGCCGTTCGGCGTCGTCGTGCGCACCGACAAGGACCGCGGGTGGGAGCGACGCCTCGCCGACGCGCTCGGCCTGCCCATCCGCGAGGTCGGCGTCGGGACGCCGTCCGGCCTGACGAGTCCCACGCTCACGGGTTGGTACAACCGCTACTACGGCCGGCACGGCACGGCGACGACGCTGGAGTACCGGGCGTCGGTCAGCAGCGCCTACGCCGGACGCCGGGCCGGCCTGGCCATCACCGGTGCCGCGCGGGTGCGAGCCCGCCTGGGCTGACGGGTTGGGCTGACGGGCTGGTCTGAGACGGACTGGCCCGAGACGTGCTGGACTGAGCCGCGCCCCGCCGCGCGGACGAATGCGCGGTGCGGCTCGGTCAGACGAGCCCGAGCGCCGTCACCGCGTCGCGCTCCTCGACGAGCTCGGCGGCGGTCGCGTCCATCCGGGACCGGCTGAAGTCGTCGATCTCGAGGTCCTGCACGATCGACCAGTCGCCGTCGTGCGTGGTGACCGGGTAGGAGTACACGAGACCCTCGGGGATCCCGTAGGAGCCGTCCGAG from Aeromicrobium erythreum encodes:
- a CDS encoding M14 family zinc carboxypeptidase, whose amino-acid sequence is MKHVVGRVPVRSLVLVTVLSLGGTALATSAASALGRDVPDPSEPAVEATSTTSPTPTVSPTPTASPTPSPTASPTPTASPTPKPTATPKPTPKPKPTPKLITRSAVLGTTVQGRRIMGYYRGWSHTTQKRTLVVLGQMHGDEKAGLQTADWVRRNVKPTKGSEIWVIPTMNPDGNARGTRTNARGVDLNRNWGTSGYRSSGKGTRTWGGPRAASERETKAVAAFLRRKRPDYIASVHQPFGVVVRTDKDRGWERRLADALGLPIREVGVGTPSGLTSPTLTGWYNRYYGRHGTATTLEYRASVSSAYAGRRAGLAITGAARVRARLG